In Myxococcales bacterium, the following proteins share a genomic window:
- a CDS encoding S9 family peptidase, with amino-acid sequence MLRRHVLKILTLTSGVVAALACATAQLPPEPAPQPVLATDVVPILVETSAQRPKLMTRRQELTETIHGHEIADPYRWLEASDNPEVDAWVEAQNARFRHDLDTLPARIKLRARLEELLTIGEQSLPSVRRTKKGALRYFHTHREGHQNQPALYVRDGLGGADRTLLDPNVMSTDGTTSLDWYQPSNDGAVLAFGVSEGGSEESTLRLRDVATGKDLPDQITRARYSSVCWLPDGKRFYYSRFPAKGSVPDGEEKYHRTIFEHLVGRAADDDPVVFKAKVFTDFPSCAISPNGRWLVMRVHQGWSKSSLFLADTTAAKLSWKELTLDAENVYDPLPLDDRIWVRTNEAAPRYAVYAIDPKAPERSHWKQVISEHSEDVLTDINVIGGELLVAYTHEVVSRLERFDLKGKSLGAVALPTLGTSNGFAGLHDDKQAFFDFESFVTPPSVRRLDLKTGVVSVWREVSANIPAGDFAVTARKARSKDGTLIPYLMVHKKDVSLESADNPTLLYGYGGFNVSLSPRFSRSTYAFLEQGGISVQANLRGGGEFGEAWHRAGQLEKKQNVFDDFIAVAEDLVKTKLTRPERLAIHGRSNGGLLVAAAVVQRPELFRAAVSGVPLTDMLRYHRFQIAKLWIPEYGSPEDPKQFEWLLGYSPYHHVTLGTEYPAVLLMTAESDTRVDPMHARKMAAALEYATRSSRPIYLRTETRAGHGAGKPISKVADEYADIFAFVLSELGVQ; translated from the coding sequence ATGCTCCGAAGACACGTGCTGAAGATCCTGACACTGACGAGCGGGGTGGTCGCCGCGCTCGCCTGTGCCACCGCACAGCTACCTCCCGAGCCCGCACCCCAACCCGTCCTCGCGACCGACGTCGTGCCCATCCTCGTCGAGACCTCCGCCCAAAGGCCCAAGTTGATGACCCGTCGTCAAGAGCTCACCGAAACCATCCATGGGCACGAGATCGCCGACCCCTATCGCTGGCTCGAGGCCTCCGACAATCCGGAGGTCGACGCCTGGGTCGAGGCCCAGAACGCGCGCTTCAGGCACGACCTGGACACACTGCCGGCGCGCATCAAGCTGCGCGCGCGACTCGAAGAGTTATTGACCATCGGCGAGCAGTCACTGCCCAGCGTTCGGCGCACGAAAAAGGGGGCGCTGCGCTACTTTCACACGCACCGCGAGGGCCACCAGAACCAGCCCGCGCTCTACGTCCGTGATGGGCTCGGCGGCGCGGATCGCACGCTGCTCGACCCCAACGTGATGAGCACGGACGGGACGACGTCGCTCGACTGGTACCAACCCTCGAATGACGGCGCCGTCTTGGCGTTCGGGGTCAGCGAGGGCGGCAGCGAAGAGAGCACCCTGCGCCTGCGCGATGTCGCGACGGGCAAGGACCTCCCCGATCAGATCACGCGCGCGCGGTACTCGTCGGTGTGTTGGCTCCCCGACGGCAAGCGCTTCTATTACTCGCGTTTCCCCGCCAAAGGCAGCGTGCCGGACGGCGAGGAGAAATATCACCGCACCATCTTCGAACACCTCGTCGGCCGCGCCGCCGACGACGACCCCGTCGTGTTCAAGGCCAAGGTGTTCACGGATTTTCCGAGCTGTGCCATCTCTCCCAACGGCCGCTGGCTCGTGATGCGTGTGCACCAGGGCTGGAGCAAGAGCTCCCTCTTCTTGGCAGACACGACGGCCGCGAAACTGAGCTGGAAAGAGCTGACCCTGGACGCGGAAAACGTCTACGACCCGCTGCCACTCGACGACCGCATCTGGGTGCGCACCAACGAGGCCGCGCCGCGCTACGCGGTGTACGCCATCGACCCGAAAGCACCGGAGCGTAGCCACTGGAAGCAGGTGATCTCCGAGCACAGCGAGGACGTGCTCACGGACATCAACGTGATCGGCGGCGAGCTCCTGGTCGCTTACACCCACGAGGTCGTGAGTCGACTGGAGCGCTTCGATCTGAAGGGCAAGAGCCTCGGCGCCGTCGCTCTGCCCACGCTCGGCACCAGCAACGGATTCGCCGGGCTGCACGACGACAAGCAGGCGTTCTTCGATTTCGAGTCGTTCGTCACGCCACCCAGCGTTCGCCGCCTGGATCTCAAGACCGGTGTCGTCAGCGTCTGGCGCGAGGTCAGCGCGAACATCCCGGCCGGTGATTTTGCGGTGACCGCCCGCAAAGCCAGGAGCAAGGACGGCACGTTGATCCCGTACCTCATGGTGCACAAGAAAGACGTCTCGTTGGAGAGCGCCGACAACCCCACCCTGCTCTACGGCTACGGCGGCTTCAACGTCAGCCTCTCGCCGCGCTTCTCGCGCTCGACCTACGCGTTCCTGGAGCAGGGCGGGATCAGTGTGCAGGCGAACCTGCGAGGCGGCGGGGAATTCGGCGAGGCGTGGCACCGGGCCGGACAGCTGGAGAAAAAACAAAACGTCTTCGATGACTTCATCGCGGTGGCCGAAGATCTGGTGAAGACGAAGCTGACCCGCCCCGAGCGTCTGGCCATCCATGGGCGCAGCAACGGCGGGCTGCTCGTCGCCGCCGCGGTGGTGCAGCGGCCGGAGCTATTTCGCGCAGCGGTCAGCGGCGTCCCGCTGACCGACATGCTGCGCTACCACCGCTTCCAGATCGCCAAGCTCTGGATCCCCGAATACGGCTCGCCCGAAGATCCCAAACAGTTCGAGTGGCTGCTCGGTTACTCGCCGTACCACCACGTGACGCTCGGCACGGAGTACCCCGCGGTGTTGCTGATGACCGCCGAGAGCGACACCCGGGTCGATCCGATGCACGCCCGCAAGATGGCCGCGGCCCTCGAGTACGCCACCCGCTCGAGTCGGCCGATCTACCTGCGCACCGAGACCCGGGCCGGCCACGGCGCCGGCAAGCCCATCAGCAAGGTCGCCGACGAATACGCTGACATTTTCGCCTTTGTGCTCTCGGAGCTCGGCGTGCAATGA
- a CDS encoding gamma-glutamylcyclotransferase, whose translation MGRAVMVFVYGSLRRGERHHAELEGARYAGVCRTAPRYRLRSLGQYPALELHGDESVDGELYEVDAVLLVRLDEFEGCPELYQRAEVMLDDGRVVQAYVVSGGRSG comes from the coding sequence GTGGGCCGCGCTGTGATGGTGTTCGTGTACGGCTCGCTGCGTCGGGGCGAGCGGCATCACGCGGAGCTCGAGGGAGCGCGCTACGCGGGCGTGTGCCGGACTGCCCCGCGCTATCGGCTGCGCAGTCTGGGCCAGTACCCGGCGCTCGAGCTGCACGGTGACGAGAGCGTGGACGGAGAGCTGTACGAGGTCGATGCGGTGCTGCTCGTGCGCCTGGACGAGTTCGAGGGGTGTCCGGAGCTGTACCAGCGCGCCGAGGTGATGCTCGACGACGGCCGCGTGGTGCAAGCGTACGTGGTCAGTGGAGGCCGGAGCGGGTGA
- a CDS encoding citrate synthase, with protein MPSDTLTVTDNRTGKSYELPIASGTIRAMDLRQIRTDDEDFGLMTYDPAFMNTASCRSAVTFIDGDRGILRYRGYPVDQLAERSSYLEVAYLLLHGELPTSHELGEFTREITTHTYVHENLRTFIDGFRYDSHPMAMLVATIGALSTYYPEAKHVQDADIRRQQIIRLIAKMPTIAAWSYRHSVGMPFVYPDNELSYSANFLAMMKRIAEPRYIAHPEIVRALDVLFILHADHEQNCSTNVMRSIGSSQADPYVAVAGAAAALYGPLHGGANEAVLRMLREIGDVSHVPAFVKEVKGGVAGRLMGFGHRVYKNYDPRARVIKHLADQVFDVVGKKNPLLAVALELEKIALSDDYFVKRKLYPNVDFYSGLIYEALGIPVDMFPVLFAIPRTAGWLAQWQEMLLDKEQKIARPRQVYVGYDEREYQPISERREKSVVPPVG; from the coding sequence ATGCCATCGGATACCCTCACCGTCACCGACAATCGCACCGGCAAGAGCTACGAGCTTCCGATCGCGAGCGGCACCATCCGGGCCATGGATCTTCGGCAAATCCGCACGGACGATGAGGATTTCGGGCTGATGACCTACGACCCGGCCTTCATGAACACCGCCTCGTGTCGCTCGGCGGTGACCTTCATCGACGGGGACCGCGGCATCCTCCGCTACCGCGGCTATCCGGTGGACCAGCTGGCGGAGCGCTCCAGCTACCTCGAGGTGGCGTACCTGCTCCTGCACGGCGAGCTGCCCACGAGCCACGAGCTGGGCGAGTTCACCCGGGAAATTACCACCCACACCTACGTGCACGAGAACCTCCGCACGTTCATCGACGGCTTCCGCTACGACTCACACCCCATGGCGATGCTGGTCGCGACCATCGGGGCGCTCAGCACCTACTACCCCGAGGCCAAACACGTCCAGGACGCGGACATCCGTCGCCAGCAGATCATCCGCTTGATCGCCAAGATGCCGACCATCGCAGCGTGGAGCTACCGCCACAGCGTCGGCATGCCATTTGTGTATCCCGACAACGAGCTCAGTTACTCCGCGAACTTCCTGGCGATGATGAAGCGCATCGCGGAGCCCCGCTACATTGCCCATCCGGAGATCGTCCGGGCGCTCGACGTATTGTTCATCTTGCACGCCGATCACGAACAAAACTGCTCGACCAACGTCATGCGCAGCATCGGCAGTTCGCAAGCCGATCCTTACGTCGCGGTGGCCGGCGCCGCGGCTGCGCTCTATGGCCCGCTGCACGGCGGCGCCAACGAGGCCGTGCTGCGCATGCTCAGGGAAATTGGCGACGTGAGCCACGTGCCGGCATTCGTCAAGGAGGTCAAGGGCGGCGTGGCCGGGCGTTTGATGGGTTTTGGCCACCGCGTGTACAAGAACTACGACCCGCGCGCGCGGGTGATCAAACACCTGGCCGATCAGGTGTTCGACGTGGTCGGAAAGAAGAATCCCTTGCTGGCCGTCGCGCTCGAGCTGGAGAAGATCGCGCTGTCGGACGACTACTTCGTCAAGCGCAAGCTCTACCCCAACGTCGATTTCTACTCGGGCCTGATCTACGAGGCACTGGGGATCCCGGTCGACATGTTCCCGGTGCTATTTGCCATCCCGCGCACTGCCGGCTGGCTGGCGCAGTGGCAAGAGATGCTGCTCGACAAGGAGCAGAAGATCGCGCGCCCTCGTCAGGTCTACGTGGGTTACGACGAGCGGGAGTACCAACCCATCAGCGAGCGCCGCGAAAAGAGCGTCGTGCCGCCCGTAGGCTGA
- a CDS encoding L,D-transpeptidase: MISALSLLALAGCDGFFGKSDPGAAKVKPENGGAKLDEEDWSAVPVPPEDGPRLAPVSMTVPIYPKPDKHADAIGYLRVGARVARSATPVDRRDCPDGWYAVRPMGFVCAGPDATIKLDHPTAKAIQVEPHREWAMPYRYAFTRAIAPNYLRIPKKDDQFQYEMRLERHLRNWKKLAEKWDVLTVGANDVPLDKDGYAIGGIPEHAQPLDQSARFGGDGRDEIPWWLVGERRIPNISSFRAPPYAIIADRVKRHTGVALIGTFVAGPDAQNRRFAISTDARLLPADKLKADSGSPFHGFSVRDTGLPVAFARKAGATWWDVKEGKLEKGERLGWREFVPLTGTVKMLQGVRMVETRSGRWLRSDDLKTAAKPSQLPSWAKKGTKWLDLSIVSQTLTLWEGDRPVYVTLVSSGKDGLGEPGKTLSTPRGTFRIYQKHITTTMDSDVADHEFELRDVPWVMYFKGGYALHGAYWHDDFGRVRSHGCVNLAPIDARFVFMWVTPEVPTHWHAAYAGDSTEQGTLVYIHP, from the coding sequence TTGATTTCCGCGCTTTCCCTGCTTGCTCTCGCGGGTTGTGATGGATTCTTTGGCAAGTCGGACCCCGGAGCCGCCAAGGTCAAACCCGAGAACGGCGGCGCGAAGCTCGACGAGGAGGACTGGTCCGCGGTGCCCGTGCCGCCCGAGGACGGCCCCCGCCTGGCCCCGGTCAGCATGACGGTGCCGATCTACCCGAAACCCGACAAACACGCGGACGCCATCGGGTACCTGCGGGTGGGCGCGCGAGTCGCCCGCTCCGCCACACCCGTGGACCGGCGAGACTGCCCCGACGGGTGGTACGCGGTCCGTCCGATGGGTTTTGTGTGCGCGGGGCCCGACGCGACCATCAAGCTCGATCACCCCACCGCCAAGGCGATTCAGGTGGAGCCGCATCGCGAATGGGCGATGCCGTATCGCTATGCGTTCACCCGGGCGATCGCGCCGAACTACCTGCGCATTCCCAAGAAGGACGACCAGTTCCAGTACGAGATGCGGCTCGAGCGGCACCTGCGGAACTGGAAGAAGCTGGCTGAGAAGTGGGACGTGCTGACGGTGGGTGCCAACGACGTGCCGCTCGACAAGGACGGCTACGCGATCGGCGGAATCCCCGAGCACGCCCAGCCGCTGGACCAGAGCGCCCGGTTCGGCGGTGATGGTCGCGACGAGATCCCCTGGTGGCTGGTGGGGGAGCGGCGCATCCCCAACATCTCGAGCTTTCGCGCGCCACCCTACGCCATCATCGCCGATCGGGTGAAGCGTCACACGGGTGTCGCGTTGATCGGCACCTTCGTGGCTGGGCCGGACGCTCAGAACCGGCGCTTCGCCATCAGCACCGACGCGCGCCTGCTGCCCGCCGACAAACTCAAGGCCGACAGCGGCTCACCGTTTCACGGTTTCTCCGTGCGCGACACCGGCCTGCCGGTGGCCTTCGCGCGCAAGGCCGGCGCAACATGGTGGGACGTGAAGGAGGGCAAGCTCGAGAAGGGAGAGCGGCTCGGTTGGCGCGAGTTCGTGCCGCTGACTGGCACCGTGAAGATGCTTCAGGGCGTGCGCATGGTCGAGACGCGCAGTGGTCGATGGCTGCGCAGTGACGACCTGAAGACTGCCGCCAAACCCAGCCAGCTGCCGTCATGGGCCAAGAAGGGCACCAAGTGGCTCGATCTCAGCATTGTCAGCCAGACGTTGACGCTGTGGGAAGGTGACCGGCCAGTGTATGTCACCCTCGTCTCGAGCGGCAAGGACGGGCTCGGTGAACCGGGCAAGACCCTGAGCACTCCGCGCGGGACCTTTCGCATCTATCAGAAGCACATCACGACCACGATGGACTCGGACGTGGCCGATCACGAGTTCGAGCTGCGTGACGTGCCGTGGGTGATGTACTTCAAAGGTGGCTACGCGCTGCACGGCGCGTACTGGCACGACGACTTCGGCAGGGTTCGCTCCCACGGCTGTGTGAACCTCGCGCCAATCGACGCACGCTTCGTGTTCATGTGGGTGACCCCCGAGGTGCCCACACACTGGCACGCAGCGTACGCGGGTGACTCCACCGAGCAGGGTACGCTCGTGTACATCCATCCTTGA
- a CDS encoding zinc-ribbon domain-containing protein: protein MEVSCSSCPARFAVPDDKVRGRKVRIACKRCGSPIILDGTQLSPAAPKARAPKQTAEAADKPAAAALKPAAVAPKPAAAAPKPAVVTPKPALAAPKPAAVAPKPAVAAPKSAAVVPKPGADAPKPATSALGAKGLTSPRPGASPSAPKVAPPRDDNDWSALSESAGKPAAWREPAAALPTPASVPRPAATAATKGVSFAKKTMLGGLEPPPGAAPAPPRAAPPPARDQKAPANRTPFGAAPPTAGPPSARTSKPDLADGDGAEPEWTVALTDEHHEEMGTPELVQLYVRGSIDQETFIWADGMEDWKRPWEIPMIAAALGARGLSPLAAVADADDDYPMDEPAEEDATIVASLGAIGPPSSRGKLSSGVWHEPGRDDNEIGFEDVTVSLDSKGAMELLSSARAPGGRLPQRSKPEMLADQFDDVPTRIEEEHAVAVPPPSGLSHDVDDLLSDMDERTLAMEDGFQAVSRPMSSSVVLDDDDTTMEQRLSAEAAAGGNQLFASSASPDEQAQELFGGLDLGAPPGRDQPLDSLWEPTGIQPVSSPYGAPGAMPMPQPNAPYSAAQPAPKKSRALGCVLVMLFLLMIVAGAGVSFYLKQPPSLYGPDGRPKIPGLSQ, encoded by the coding sequence ATGGAAGTTTCCTGCAGCAGCTGCCCGGCGCGATTCGCCGTACCCGACGACAAAGTCCGCGGCCGCAAGGTGCGAATCGCGTGCAAGCGCTGCGGTTCGCCGATCATCTTGGATGGAACGCAGCTCTCACCGGCCGCACCCAAAGCCCGAGCGCCGAAGCAGACCGCTGAAGCAGCAGACAAACCGGCTGCAGCGGCATTGAAGCCCGCAGCCGTCGCACCAAAACCCGCAGCCGCAGCTCCCAAGCCTGCGGTTGTCACGCCGAAGCCCGCGCTGGCCGCGCCGAAACCCGCGGCCGTCGCGCCGAAGCCCGCAGTGGCTGCGCCAAAATCTGCAGCGGTCGTGCCCAAACCCGGGGCCGACGCGCCCAAACCGGCAACGTCGGCGCTGGGTGCCAAGGGCCTGACCTCACCCCGTCCGGGCGCGAGCCCGTCGGCTCCAAAGGTAGCTCCCCCCAGGGACGACAACGACTGGAGCGCGCTCTCAGAGAGCGCCGGCAAACCCGCGGCTTGGCGAGAGCCCGCCGCGGCGCTGCCGACTCCCGCAAGCGTGCCGCGCCCTGCTGCGACGGCTGCAACCAAGGGCGTCAGCTTCGCCAAGAAGACGATGTTGGGCGGCCTCGAGCCCCCTCCCGGGGCGGCGCCCGCTCCGCCCCGTGCCGCGCCCCCACCGGCGCGCGATCAGAAGGCGCCCGCCAATCGCACGCCGTTCGGCGCCGCCCCGCCCACGGCGGGACCGCCCAGCGCCCGGACAAGCAAGCCCGACCTCGCCGACGGCGATGGAGCGGAGCCCGAATGGACCGTCGCCCTGACCGACGAGCACCACGAAGAGATGGGGACCCCGGAGCTGGTCCAGCTCTACGTTCGAGGGAGCATCGATCAGGAGACGTTCATCTGGGCCGACGGGATGGAGGACTGGAAGCGGCCCTGGGAAATCCCGATGATCGCCGCCGCCCTCGGCGCGCGCGGACTGTCGCCTCTGGCCGCCGTCGCCGACGCCGACGACGACTACCCGATGGACGAACCGGCGGAGGAGGACGCGACGATCGTGGCCTCGCTCGGCGCGATCGGTCCGCCTTCGAGCCGCGGCAAGCTCTCTTCCGGCGTGTGGCACGAGCCCGGTCGCGACGACAACGAGATCGGCTTCGAGGACGTGACGGTCTCCCTGGACAGCAAGGGCGCCATGGAGCTGTTGAGCTCGGCCAGGGCCCCCGGTGGGCGACTGCCACAGCGCTCCAAGCCCGAGATGTTGGCGGATCAATTCGACGACGTGCCCACGCGCATCGAAGAAGAGCACGCGGTTGCAGTCCCGCCGCCGAGCGGGCTCAGTCACGATGTCGACGACCTCCTGTCCGACATGGACGAGCGCACGCTGGCGATGGAAGACGGCTTCCAGGCGGTGTCTCGCCCGATGTCGTCGTCGGTCGTGCTCGACGACGACGACACCACGATGGAGCAACGGCTCTCCGCGGAGGCCGCGGCGGGCGGCAACCAGCTCTTCGCAAGCTCCGCTTCACCCGACGAACAAGCGCAGGAGTTGTTTGGAGGTCTCGATCTCGGCGCACCGCCGGGGCGCGATCAACCTCTCGACTCGCTGTGGGAACCAACCGGGATCCAGCCCGTCTCTTCGCCATACGGGGCTCCCGGCGCGATGCCCATGCCGCAGCCGAACGCTCCCTACTCGGCAGCGCAGCCGGCGCCGAAGAAGTCGCGCGCGCTGGGCTGTGTGCTCGTGATGCTGTTCCTCCTGATGATCGTGGCGGGCGCTGGGGTCTCGTTCTACCTCAAACAACCGCCGAGCCTGTACGGCCCCGACGGGCGTCCGAAGATCCCCGGGCTGTCGCAGTGA
- a CDS encoding 1-acyl-sn-glycerol-3-phosphate acyltransferase, with protein sequence MTLWHLTRAVAETAWISVPTLLDSAIGRLTPAKCDARLAWWSRQLLDDAHIEIEVFGLELAPIDESFVIMSNHQSLYDIPVLFQVLKQRVRMVAKSELFKIPVWSGAMRAAGFVEVDRQNRKRAIASLKRAKTALAEGTSIWIAPEGTRSDSGRLGSFKKGGFHLALETGARILPITIAGTREVLVARTGSVRAGARVSVQLSAPIDPNQYGEARKEELMDAVRRAIAAHMPDELR encoded by the coding sequence ATGACGCTGTGGCATCTGACCCGGGCCGTCGCCGAAACCGCCTGGATCTCGGTCCCGACGCTGCTCGACAGCGCAATCGGCCGTTTGACCCCTGCGAAGTGCGACGCGCGACTCGCATGGTGGTCACGGCAATTGCTCGACGATGCGCACATCGAGATCGAGGTCTTTGGTCTGGAGCTTGCGCCGATCGACGAGTCGTTCGTGATCATGAGCAATCACCAGTCGCTGTACGACATCCCCGTGCTGTTCCAGGTGCTCAAACAACGCGTGCGCATGGTCGCCAAGAGCGAACTGTTCAAGATCCCCGTCTGGTCGGGCGCGATGCGCGCCGCGGGGTTCGTCGAGGTCGATCGCCAGAATCGCAAGCGGGCCATCGCCAGTCTGAAACGAGCCAAGACTGCGCTCGCCGAGGGCACGAGCATCTGGATCGCACCGGAGGGGACCCGCAGCGACAGCGGGCGCCTGGGTTCGTTCAAGAAAGGCGGGTTCCATCTGGCGCTCGAGACCGGCGCCAGGATCCTGCCAATCACCATCGCGGGCACGCGGGAGGTGCTGGTCGCGCGAACCGGGAGCGTCAGAGCGGGCGCGCGAGTCAGCGTGCAGTTGAGTGCGCCCATCGACCCGAATCAGTACGGTGAGGCTCGCAAAGAAGAGCTGATGGACGCGGTGCGACGCGCCATCGCGGCGCACATGCCGGACGAGCTTCGCTGA
- a CDS encoding NAD(P)-dependent glycerol-3-phosphate dehydrogenase yields the protein MTNDDCVGVIGAGNWGTTLAKVLGENGKRTLLWSRREELCQELNKSRENSQYLPGFQLPETIEATTDLERICTSASLLFAVVPSHTMRETAREMGNYLTGEHIVVHATKGIEQGSFRRMSEVLREETCLRKIGVLSGPNLAKELAAKQPAGTLVASRYAEVFVRAHAALHNDYFRVYHGHDVIGAEVGGAFKNIIALAAGVASGLGLGDNTRALLLTRGLSEMARFGVAMGADVLTFGGMAGMGDLIATCSSPLSRNHQVGARLAKGEKLEDIQRDMRMVAEGVKMSKAAFEFARAKRLDLPIVAAMYRLLYEHHEVPRLLGELMSIPAGPEFAALAL from the coding sequence ATGACGAACGACGACTGCGTTGGAGTGATCGGCGCGGGCAACTGGGGCACCACCCTGGCCAAGGTGCTCGGCGAGAACGGCAAGCGAACCCTGCTCTGGTCGCGCCGCGAAGAGCTGTGTCAGGAGCTGAACAAGAGCCGGGAAAACAGCCAGTATTTGCCGGGATTCCAGCTGCCAGAGACGATCGAGGCGACGACGGATCTCGAGCGGATCTGCACCAGTGCGTCGCTCTTGTTCGCGGTGGTGCCCTCTCACACGATGCGCGAGACGGCGCGCGAGATGGGCAACTACCTGACCGGCGAGCACATCGTGGTGCACGCAACGAAGGGCATCGAACAGGGCAGCTTCCGCCGCATGAGTGAGGTCCTGCGCGAAGAGACCTGCCTGCGAAAGATCGGTGTGTTGTCCGGGCCCAACCTGGCCAAGGAGCTCGCGGCAAAGCAGCCCGCGGGCACGCTGGTCGCAAGCCGCTACGCGGAGGTCTTCGTGCGTGCACACGCGGCGCTGCACAACGACTATTTCCGCGTCTACCACGGGCACGACGTGATCGGCGCAGAGGTCGGCGGCGCCTTCAAGAACATCATCGCCCTGGCGGCCGGTGTTGCGTCGGGGCTCGGGCTCGGCGACAACACCCGTGCGCTCCTCCTGACGCGTGGGCTGTCGGAGATGGCGCGGTTTGGCGTGGCCATGGGAGCAGACGTGCTCACCTTCGGTGGCATGGCCGGCATGGGTGATCTGATCGCGACCTGCTCCTCGCCGCTCTCGCGCAATCATCAGGTCGGCGCGCGACTGGCAAAAGGGGAGAAGCTCGAGGATATCCAGCGGGACATGCGCATGGTGGCGGAGGGGGTGAAGATGTCCAAGGCCGCCTTCGAGTTTGCCAGGGCGAAACGCCTCGATTTGCCCATCGTCGCCGCGATGTACCGCTTGCTCTACGAACACCACGAGGTCCCGCGTTTGCTCGGCGAGCTCATGAGCATCCCGGCAGGGCCCGAGTTCGCAGCGCTCGCGCTGTGA
- a CDS encoding 1-acyl-sn-glycerol-3-phosphate acyltransferase, giving the protein MRPEHRERARIEAATRVVDRYVATVKGPEEVGLEALVSDTLYHERRRLESDHSGDSRISDDHAFYHRVQKRLRHASARDLRELLDEMALRFASEIVGNFDDRVYKLSTTVVPTGLSVLLSAMSPGKLRSLGSLRHGLSDHVQIQGEVDHARSLLDRGTLVVVPTHSSHLDSIVLGYAVHLIGLPPLLYGAGLNLFNNPVTSFFMNNLGAYRVDRKKSAALYKDVLKEYATVALELDYNNLFFPGGTRARSGAVEQKLKRGLLGTAVRAYVGNLKSRREKPNLYVVPCTISYKLGLEAETLIEDHLTEVGKNRYIIEDDEFSRPRQVLNFMTNLVSLDSKVVITFSRPLDVVGNPVDEEGRSLDPRGRTVDAASYVTANGEAVYDNQRDEEYTNELARAIGREFLRDNVAMSTHVVGHTLLQMLRQENPGMDLYRLLRTGGKSPCVPFLDLCRETERVIDALRASGTGPRLSEELHKGAEAVVDDAIRAFGSYHAHPAAVRRGDRVFHEDRNLLLYYGNRLAGYDLRRAAAAKGENAA; this is encoded by the coding sequence ATGCGACCCGAGCACCGCGAGCGAGCCCGAATCGAGGCCGCCACCCGCGTCGTGGACCGTTACGTTGCGACCGTGAAAGGCCCCGAGGAAGTGGGGCTCGAAGCCCTGGTCAGCGACACGCTATATCACGAGCGCAGGCGGCTGGAGAGCGATCATTCAGGCGACTCCCGCATCAGTGACGACCACGCCTTCTATCACCGCGTGCAGAAGCGCTTGCGCCACGCCTCGGCTCGCGACCTGAGAGAGTTGCTGGACGAGATGGCGCTCAGGTTTGCGTCGGAGATCGTCGGAAACTTCGACGACCGGGTGTACAAGCTGTCGACGACCGTGGTCCCGACCGGGCTCAGCGTCTTGCTCAGCGCCATGTCGCCAGGGAAGCTGCGCTCCCTCGGCTCACTGCGCCACGGCCTCTCCGATCACGTGCAGATCCAGGGCGAGGTCGACCACGCGCGCAGCCTGCTGGACCGCGGCACGCTGGTCGTCGTTCCGACCCACTCCTCGCACCTCGACAGCATCGTGCTCGGCTACGCGGTGCACTTGATCGGCTTGCCTCCGCTGCTCTACGGCGCTGGCCTCAACCTGTTCAACAACCCCGTCACGTCGTTCTTCATGAACAACCTCGGCGCCTACCGCGTCGACCGCAAGAAGAGCGCGGCGCTCTACAAGGACGTGCTCAAAGAGTACGCCACCGTCGCCCTCGAGCTCGACTACAACAACCTGTTTTTCCCCGGTGGTACCCGGGCGCGCAGCGGCGCGGTGGAGCAGAAGCTGAAGCGCGGACTGCTCGGCACGGCGGTGCGAGCCTACGTCGGCAACCTGAAGAGCCGGCGCGAAAAACCGAACCTGTACGTCGTTCCTTGCACCATTTCCTACAAACTCGGGCTCGAGGCCGAGACGCTGATCGAAGATCACCTGACCGAGGTCGGCAAGAATCGCTACATCATCGAGGACGACGAGTTCAGCCGCCCGCGGCAGGTGCTGAACTTCATGACGAACCTGGTGTCCCTCGACAGCAAGGTGGTGATCACCTTCAGTCGCCCGCTCGACGTCGTCGGCAACCCGGTGGACGAAGAGGGACGCAGCCTGGACCCGCGCGGACGCACGGTCGACGCGGCGAGCTACGTCACCGCGAACGGCGAGGCCGTATACGACAACCAGCGCGACGAGGAGTACACGAACGAGCTCGCCCGGGCCATCGGTCGCGAGTTCCTCCGGGACAACGTCGCGATGAGCACCCACGTCGTGGGCCACACCCTGCTCCAGATGCTCCGCCAGGAGAATCCCGGCATGGATCTGTATCGCCTGCTCAGAACGGGCGGCAAGTCTCCCTGCGTCCCCTTCCTGGATCTGTGCCGGGAGACCGAGCGGGTGATCGACGCACTGCGGGCGTCGGGCACGGGTCCGCGGCTCTCGGAAGAGCTCCACAAGGGCGCCGAGGCCGTGGTCGACGACGCAATTCGCGCCTTCGGCAGCTACCACGCGCATCCGGCCGCGGTCCGGCGCGGCGACCGTGTGTTCCACGAAGACCGCAACCTGCTGCTTTATTACGGCAACCGCCTGGCGGGGTACGATCTGCGGCGGGCCGCGGCAGCCAAGGGAGAGAACGCAGCATGA